Sequence from the Pseudomonas sp. LS.1a genome:
CTGCTTGAGGCGGAAATGCTGGCGGGCATGCTCGCCAGCGAGGGGGTCGAGGCGCACCTGGTCGGCCGTGACCTGGTCGGTGCTGCCGGCGAGCTGCCGCTGCAGGGCCTGCTGGGGCTTGCCGTGGCTGATGAGCAGGCCGAATACGCACGGCAACTGATCGATGCGTACAATGACGCCCAGCCACTGGTTGGCGACGAACCGGAGAGTTTCCCCGGTACCTTGATCTGCTAGGTTCTGAAATCGCCCATGTGTGGACGTTACGCCCTGTTTCGCTGGCCCCAGGCCCTTGC
This genomic interval carries:
- a CDS encoding putative signal transducing protein; the protein is MQRIYEPESLLEAEMLAGMLASEGVEAHLVGRDLVGAAGELPLQGLLGLAVADEQAEYARQLIDAYNDAQPLVGDEPESFPGTLIC